ATGTGTTGCAAGTAACAGTACAATACCGATTGAAGCGGCTACAGGTAACACTAAACGAACAATAGATTGCCTGTCCACATCTGCTAAACGAGGTTCTATAAACAAAATAAAAGGCTCTGCATTCGCCCCTCCAATAATATGAAAGCAGATGACGCCACAAACGAAGCTCACTGCAACAATTGATGCGTGATAAAATATAGAAACCGTACGAGACATAAGCATGCTCCTTTTCTATCAAGGTTTGTACAGCTTATGCTCGTCCGCTTCTATTATGCTAAACTTTATTTTTCTTGTTGCAATGCCAACCACAGCACAGCAAACGCTGTTTTCGCATCATAGATACGCCCATCAGCAACCATTGCTTGTGCCTCTTCCAACGAAACTTCTAGTAATTCGACAAATTCATCTTCGTCTAGTTCTGCACTATTTTCAATGTGATATAAATCTGTCGCCACAAATAGATGTATGATTTCATCCGCAAAACCTGGTGAAGTGGCAAAGGCTTGTAAATACTTGAATTGATGTGCACCATAGCCTGTCTCTTCTTCCAATTCACGACGTGCAGTATGAATTGGCTCCTCACCGCTTTCAAGTTTACCTGCTGGAATTTCTACAATGGAACGTTCGAGCGCTTTACGATATTGCTCCACCATTACGAGCTTGCCTTCGTTGGTAATGGCAATGATTGCTACCGCTCCAGGGTGTTTAATAATTTCACGCTTAGCAGACTTCCCGTTTGGTAATGTGACATCATCAACCTGTAAGTTCACGATTTTGCCCTTATAGATAGGTGTCGTCTGTGTCGTTATTTCTTCAAACTTTTTCATTGCCCATAACCTCGCTTGTTCTTCAGATATGTTCATTGTACCATTACAAGTAAAGAAATCGAAGGAGGGCATTCGCATGAAAAAAAGACAACTTGGCTCAAGTCATTTATTTATTTCAGAGATTAGTTTAGGAGGTATGTCTCTTTCGACAGATAAACATAAGGCAGCAGCCATACTTGATATGGCGTTAGATGCGGGCATTAACTACATTGATACGGCTGATTTATATGATTTAGGTGCCAATGAAGAAATTATCGGTACAGTTTTGGGTAAACGTCGACAAGACCTGATTATCGCAACGAAAGTGGGGAATCGTTGGACAGAAGGGGTGGACGGCTGGCAGTGGGATGCCTCCCCTACATATATTAAAGAAGCTGTTCATAAAAGCCTAAAAAGACTCGGTACAGATTACATTGATGTCTATCAACTACATGGTGGCACAATAGAGGATGACTGGGACGGTATTATCGACACATTTGACAACTTAAAAAAAGACGGTGTCATTCGAGAATACGGCATATCCTCAATTCGACCAAATGTACTGAAACGTTTTTTACCTGCTAGCTCGGCAAAAAGTGTCATGATGCAATATAGTGCGTTAGATCGTCGCCCAGAAGAATGGTTAGATTTTATAGCTAGTGAGGGGGCTTCGGTCGTAACACGCGGCACCATCGCAAAAGGATTATTAACAAATAATTGGAAAGAACGTTTGCAACAGGTCAATGGCTATCAAACATACACTGTAGATGAATTAACAACAACATTAACAAACTTAGCCAAACACTATGAAGATTTACATGCATTAGGGCTAGCCTTTAATTTGAAGGAACCCACTATAGCTTCAACGGTGATTGGTGCTAGTTCGCAGGAGCAACTCGCCCAATCACTAAATGCCTATGAAAAAATAAATGCAATCACTAATTTTGAAGTAGCGAACGCTCTGACTAAAGCAGACCAATACGTTGACCACCGATGAAAAAATGGTCCGTTTTACTTTTATTTTTAATCATTCTTGCAATATCCTCTAGCATGACTTATGAACAACAGTCGATTATCCCTGAACTAGAGGAACTATTAGCGCATAAGCCTTTTGAAAAACAACTGTCCGTTTTAAAAATCCCCTATTGGGATACAGTCGTATCTATAGAAGAGCGAGGCTACTTTAAATTTGTAGAATTTCTAATTCGAAAATTTACGCATTTTGTAGGATTTGGTTGTATTGCACTGGGGATTTATTTTGCGTTAAGTAAACGTCGATTCGCTGCGCGTATAGCCATTGTCATTACGGCTGTCATAGCCACGCTAGATGAATTTCGTCAAAGCTTTACACCTGGACGTACCATGAGCGGACAAGATGTCCTAGTAGATACAGCAGGCGCTATTGTATTTATTAGCATTGCCGTAGTCGTAAAGAAACTACGGTCGCTTAGAAAATAAAATTTTGTTTTTATCAACAATTTCCTAAGAGTTTGTGGCGATTCTATAGTGACGATTCAAAGCAGTCTAAATCAAAATCAACAAAAAAACAGTGAATCTCATTCCAAGAGATTCACTGTTTCTATCAAACTTAAAATTTCGAGCCTTTGTCACCGTATTCGTTCAATAATTCTTCGAACGTTTTGTTTTTCTCACGTTGCTTACGCTCAAAAGCTAACTGTGCTTGACGCTCTTCCTCTGCCGCTTGCTCTTTCGCTGACAAATCTTGTTTCGCTGCTTTTAACTTCGCTAACACATCGCCAGCAAGCTGATCTGCTAATGTAACAGCCTCCTGCTTTGGTAAACTAGCAGAAATACCAGCGTCAACACGTTGCTGTTGTTTTCGTTTTTTTCCCATTACTTTCACCTTCTTACTAACTTTAAGGGCGTTGAACAACTGTTGCTACGCCTTGTCCCCCACCGATGCATAATGTAGCAAGGCCTGTTTTTGCATCACGTTTTTCCATCTCATGTAACAGTGTCACTAAAATTCGTGCCCCACTTGCTCCAATTGGATGACCAAGGGCAATTGCTCCCCCATTTACATTTAGTTTATCATGATTAAAGCCTAGTTCGCGATCGACAGCAATCGATTGTGCTGCAAATGCTTCATTTGCTTCAATTAAATCTATATCTACTAGCGAAACATCCGCCTTCGCTAATGCTTTCTTCACCGCTGTGACCGGCCCAGTTCCCATAATCGATGGATCTACACCTGCGCTCGCATTGGCTGAAATAAGCGCCATTGGCTGAATACCTAACTCGATAGCCTTCGCTTTTGACATAACAACCACCGCTGCTGCTCCATCGTTAATACCTGAAGCGTTCGCTGCAGTTACAGAGCCGTCCTTTTTAAAGGCTGGACGCAGCTTTGCTAATGATTCCGCCGTAACCCCTGCACGTGGGAATTCATCTTGGTCAAAAATAATCGACTCGCCTTTACGTTGTGGGATTTCCACAGCAACGATTTCATTATTAAATTTCCCTGCTGCAATCGCCGCTTCTGCACGTTGCTGTGATCGCGCAGCAAAAGCATCTTGCTCCTCACGTGAAATTTCATACGCATCACATAAATTTTCGGCAGTAATCCCCATATGATAGTCATTAAATGCACACCATAAGCCATCATGAATCATCGTATCCACAACTTTTTGATCGCCCATGCGGAAGCCTTCACGTGCATTTTTTAATACATAAGGCGCTTGGCTCATATTTTCGAAACCGCCTGCCACGATGATATCTGCATCGCCAGCAATAATTGCTTGTGTTGCTAAATGCACTGCTTTTAAACCTGAGCCACATACTTTATTAATTGTTAAAGCTGGCACTGTGTTCGGAAGTCCTGCAGCAATCGATGCTTGTCGAGCTGGATTTTGTCCAAGACCTGCCGATAAAACATTCCCCATAATGACTTCATCAACTTGTTCACCTGCTACACCAGCACGTGCTAATGCTTCTTTAATAACGATACTTCCAAGAGTTGTTGCTGGTACATCTTTTAATGTTCCTCGGAATGAACCGATTGCCGTACGCACGGCACTAACAATCACTACCTCGTTTGTCATAACCATTCTCCCCTTTTCCCCGTTCAAAAATCCACACTGCATGCATATGCTACTAGCAGATATGTATATTTTAACAAATGTTTAGACGATTTTCGATAACAGAAATAATCGCAGTTTTTCAAAAGTTGTTGTAAAATGTTGTCGTGTTTTAAACAAACGTAGTTGGGAACATTACAAATAAGAAATGTGCATTGGCTTACGATCAGTTAAGTACAATGCCTAGACATGAAAAGAAATAGGGTGTGGAGGTGTAGAAGATGAAAAAGAAAGTGCTTTTATTTTCAGGTATTACAACGACGCTTGCTGCTGCAGCAACGGGGCTGTTCGGCTTTGCGCTTTCCAATAAATTAATGTACATTCAAAAAAAAGATCCCGAATTTATTCGTGAACGTGAGACAACTGCCAAACGCTTTGACGAAGCTTGGTACAATAAAAATTTTAAATGTGAATTAAATATTGACTCTCCCAATGGTTATTCCATTCACGGCATTATGTTTCAACCATTACAAACAAACAATACAATGATTATTTGTCACGGTGTTACAGAAAATAAAATTAACTCGGTCAAATATGCACGTCTTTTTGAACGGTTAGGATACAATTCTGTTATTTTTGACCATCGAAGACATGGCGATTCCGGTGGCAAAACGACTAGCTATGGCTATTATGAAAAAAATGATTTAGATGCTGTTGTAAAAACAGTGAAAGCGATGATTGGTGAAAATGCCTTGCTCGGCATCCATGGGGAGTCAATGGGTGCTGCAACCATGCTGTTGTACGCAGGAACGGTTGAAGATGGCGCTGATTTTTATATTGCAGATTGTGCCTTTTCGGACTTCTCAATGCTGCTTAAGCAAATCGCCAAGACCGAATTTAAATATGGCTCCATTATTCCGATTCGTTTCGCAGATTTCTTTATCCGGTTACGCGATGGCTATTCATTTAAGAGTGTAACGCCCTCTGAAGCTGTGACCCATATTGAAAAACCGATTCTCTTTATTCACAGTATTCCTGATACATTTATACCTGCTTCAATGTCACTCGATTTATACAATAAAAAAAATGGACCTAAGAAATTGAAGCTTTTTGAAAAAGGGGCGCATGCTCAATCCTTTAATGAAAATATGGCTGAATATGAAGATCTCATACATGACTTTTTAGAAAGTTTTATTTATGAAAAAATCAATCATGATGCTTCATCATCCAATGTGATTCCTTTTCACTTTCGATAAGTGAAAAAACCTTGCAAGCTTTGACAACTTGCAAGGTTTTTTATTATTCTGCAAAAACAATATGCCATTCGTCTCGCTTCGCTAAAAATTCTTTTGCCAGCGCCTGTGCGCCTTCAAGACTATGACTTGCAGCCCAGCCACATTGCACTTCGTTGCATGCTGGAACAGCCGTTGCCTTCGTTACATCTGTAAAAGTTTTTTCTAAAATCGTCAGCAATTCATCATAATCATTATGATTAATCAACGATACATAAAACCCTGTTTGACAACCCATTGGACTAAAGTCAACGATGTGATCTGAATAATTGCGGATAATATCTGCCGATAAATGCTCCAAAGAATGGAGTGCTGGCATTTCCATATGCTCTTTGTTAGGCTGTTTTAAGCGAATGTCGTACTTATAAACTTCATCGCCATTTTTCCCCACTTTCACACCCGCTAAACGAACATAAGGGGCTTTCACTTTCGTATGATCTAAATCAAAACTCTCGACATTTGTTTTTTCGCGTTCCATTGCTAACAGCTCCTTTTCTGACAATACTAACTATTATACCTAGTTTTCTATGAAATGTGTAAATTTTTGAAATAGAATGATAATTTAGGTGCGAATTTACTAAAAAAGAAGACAAAACGCCCATTTCGTTTTGTCTTCCCGCTGAAATTTATTTTTGCTGGTGTATTGCGGCTTCTACAATGGAAATTCAAAGTCTTGAACACGGCTCGGTATGTTTAAAAGCAATGTAATCACAATACTCATTGAGATTAGTATTAACACTGACTTCCATTGTAATTTAAAATCGTTCTTTTTCAGTAATAACATTTGATTAATAAAGTGAAAGAACGAAACAAACAGCAACACAACAACAAACTGTAAGAAAAAATTCATTGTTGTCACCATCCTTTACATGTACAGAGTTCTCGCTAATGTTTAAGTAATATTTTTATCGTCAGTTACTTGGTTTATGCAGCTACCAAGGCAAGTTGACGTTTCAAGCAGGCAAGTCACCAGTTTCTTCTATTTTCTTATTTTTCTATAAATCTCAAAAATCTGTTGTTCCATATATTTTCGTAAAAATCTATTGTCTCTCTTGCTGTCATAAAAGGATTATTTATCGTAGAAGTAGCATGACGAACCATCAAGTTTTCGTATCCTAAACCATGGGCAAATTTAATCGTTGCATCCATGCAGTATTCTGTTTGAGCGCCGCAAAATTCTATGCGTTGTACTGCTAATTGCTCTAAAATCGTTTGTAAGTTTGTTTTGTAAAAGGAATTGGCATGTTCTTTTCTGACCAAATAATCTTGTTCTTGTACATTTAGCTCGGCATGAATTGCCCAATTTCCCTCTTCAGGTACTAGTTCTTCGTCACAATGTTGAACAAAAATAATTGGTTTTTGGTGTTCTCGATATAGTGCAATTCGATTATTTACTTTAGTGAGTAAATTTTGTAAAGCAAATAAATGCTCTCCACTGAAACATACACCATTTTGTAAATCTATTACGATTAAAACATCTGCATTAGCCTTCATCATTTCCCCCTTCTTTCATAAACAACCAACCATTTTATGTTAGATTAACAATAATTATAAATTTAATAATGGAGGAATTCACTTAAAATAGATTAAATCTAGATTTATCAGCGACGAACTCTGCTAATTTAACTAAATCACTTCCTTTTTTAAAAAAACGAAAAAAGCAACCGGTTACCTAAACCAGTTGCTCCTTAAAAACTCCAATTATTTTTGGAATTTGTTCATTTGCGTCATCATTTGGCGTACTTGCTTTTCAGACGGCGTACGACCCATTTGTGCCATCATCATTCGAATCATTTGTTCGTTAATTGGTGGGTTCTCTTTTAAATATTTCATCATAGCTTGACGTGCAAAGTAGAAACCAAGTGCTGCACCAGCTGCTAATGCGATAATTACAATAATAATCCAGCCCCATGTAGGCATACAACCAACCTCCTCCACTACAATATACCGAGAAAAAAACTCTCCACGCTCCATTATACACCAAATACTAGCGTGTTACTATATATTATAGTGAAAAATCCTAGTGCATTGTATACTTCATCGGCTTTAGCCAACCACACTCATTATCTTGTTTATTAAAGGCAATAAAACGCTCACTCATCTTGGCTAGCATTTGAAATAAGTCCAAATCAAGCATGCGCGAGCCTTCGCAATAGACACAAATTTTACGATCTACTAGATAAATCGCCATTTTTCCTTTTATCGGATGTTCTAAAAATAAAGCATTACGCGCTCTTTCTAAATGTGCATATTTGGAGTCTAGCTGTGCTTCTAACATGATGGCAATGTCATCGAAGCGAACAGTTTCACATATATACGCGAGTTCTTTTAAGGATTTCTCATTGGCATCTTCACAGCCTTGCATCATCTCTAACAACTTACGCTCTCTGCCGAAAATAAACGTTAAATGCTCTTCTTTTATTTTATATATGGAATAGGTTCTCACCAGAAATCCCCCTTCGCTCAGTTTCTTTAACGTAAGTATAGCGGATTGTCTCTAGTTAATTTGTCAAACGAAGGAGGCAACCATCTTCTATTTTTGTCGAAAACCTTCTACTTTCAGCTTAAAAAATAACTGCTCCGCCTCAAGACCTAGAGGAAAATCCATTTCCAGTCCGTTTTAGATGTTCTCGTAAGCAGGTAACATAAAGGTACAAACGAAAGGAGCTAAAACATATGAAAAAATTTCTTTTATTAACTGGAGGTATTATTGCAGCATGTGTCGCACTTGCCTTAATCGGACCAATTACTGGCCTAGTATTTTCAGTTGCATTCGTTGCACTAGGCATGCACTTCTATATTGGTAGTAAATCGACATTTGCAAAAATTATTTGGTTTACAGTTGGTTTAATCGGAGTACTATCGGCTATCTCTAATATTCCAGCAATGATTGGTCTTGCAGCAATCGCCATTATTTATGTGATTTATAAAAAATGGAATGGCGAAAAAGTGAACATCCCAACAATTGAAGCGAAAGAAGAAGATCCGTTTACAAACTTTGAAAAAGAATGGTCAAACTTAACAAAATAAAAGGAGCGAACTAAAAATGAACTTATTACAACGTTTTAGATACACAATTGAGGCAGACTTACATCAATTATTTGATAAAAAGGAACAAAAAAATCCTATTGCGATGTTAAATCAATACATTCGCGAGGCTGAAAAACAAACTGAGCAAACGGGTACATTATTAGAGCGCCAGGGCAAACTAAAAGAAAAAATGGAACTGGAGCTTAAACAAAATGCTGATTTACTAGCAAAACGTGAAGCACAACTTCAATTAGCACTTGCGAGTGGCGAGCAAGATTTAATTGATTTTGCTTCCGACGAAGTAGCAGCCTATACAGCTCGTAACCATACATTACAGACAAGTATCGAAGTGAACACGCGTGAATATTTTGAA
This genomic interval from Lysinibacillus sphaericus contains the following:
- a CDS encoding NUDIX domain-containing protein, with amino-acid sequence MKKFEEITTQTTPIYKGKIVNLQVDDVTLPNGKSAKREIIKHPGAVAIIAITNEGKLVMVEQYRKALERSIVEIPAGKLESGEEPIHTARRELEEETGYGAHQFKYLQAFATSPGFADEIIHLFVATDLYHIENSAELDEDEFVELLEVSLEEAQAMVADGRIYDAKTAFAVLWLALQQEK
- a CDS encoding aldo/keto reductase, with the protein product MKKRQLGSSHLFISEISLGGMSLSTDKHKAAAILDMALDAGINYIDTADLYDLGANEEIIGTVLGKRRQDLIIATKVGNRWTEGVDGWQWDASPTYIKEAVHKSLKRLGTDYIDVYQLHGGTIEDDWDGIIDTFDNLKKDGVIREYGISSIRPNVLKRFLPASSAKSVMMQYSALDRRPEEWLDFIASEGASVVTRGTIAKGLLTNNWKERLQQVNGYQTYTVDELTTTLTNLAKHYEDLHALGLAFNLKEPTIASTVIGASSQEQLAQSLNAYEKINAITNFEVANALTKADQYVDHR
- a CDS encoding VanZ family protein produces the protein MKKWSVLLLFLIILAISSSMTYEQQSIIPELEELLAHKPFEKQLSVLKIPYWDTVVSIEERGYFKFVEFLIRKFTHFVGFGCIALGIYFALSKRRFAARIAIVITAVIATLDEFRQSFTPGRTMSGQDVLVDTAGAIVFISIAVVVKKLRSLRK
- a CDS encoding YqkE family protein codes for the protein MGKKRKQQQRVDAGISASLPKQEAVTLADQLAGDVLAKLKAAKQDLSAKEQAAEEERQAQLAFERKQREKNKTFEELLNEYGDKGSKF
- a CDS encoding acetyl-CoA C-acetyltransferase, producing MTNEVVIVSAVRTAIGSFRGTLKDVPATTLGSIVIKEALARAGVAGEQVDEVIMGNVLSAGLGQNPARQASIAAGLPNTVPALTINKVCGSGLKAVHLATQAIIAGDADIIVAGGFENMSQAPYVLKNAREGFRMGDQKVVDTMIHDGLWCAFNDYHMGITAENLCDAYEISREEQDAFAARSQQRAEAAIAAGKFNNEIVAVEIPQRKGESIIFDQDEFPRAGVTAESLAKLRPAFKKDGSVTAANASGINDGAAAVVVMSKAKAIELGIQPMALISANASAGVDPSIMGTGPVTAVKKALAKADVSLVDIDLIEANEAFAAQSIAVDRELGFNHDKLNVNGGAIALGHPIGASGARILVTLLHEMEKRDAKTGLATLCIGGGQGVATVVQRP
- a CDS encoding alpha/beta hydrolase, whose protein sequence is MKKKVLLFSGITTTLAAAATGLFGFALSNKLMYIQKKDPEFIRERETTAKRFDEAWYNKNFKCELNIDSPNGYSIHGIMFQPLQTNNTMIICHGVTENKINSVKYARLFERLGYNSVIFDHRRHGDSGGKTTSYGYYEKNDLDAVVKTVKAMIGENALLGIHGESMGAATMLLYAGTVEDGADFYIADCAFSDFSMLLKQIAKTEFKYGSIIPIRFADFFIRLRDGYSFKSVTPSEAVTHIEKPILFIHSIPDTFIPASMSLDLYNKKNGPKKLKLFEKGAHAQSFNENMAEYEDLIHDFLESFIYEKINHDASSSNVIPFHFR
- a CDS encoding S-ribosylhomocysteine lyase, translating into MEREKTNVESFDLDHTKVKAPYVRLAGVKVGKNGDEVYKYDIRLKQPNKEHMEMPALHSLEHLSADIIRNYSDHIVDFSPMGCQTGFYVSLINHNDYDELLTILEKTFTDVTKATAVPACNEVQCGWAASHSLEGAQALAKEFLAKRDEWHIVFAE
- a CDS encoding cysteine hydrolase family protein; amino-acid sequence: MKANADVLIVIDLQNGVCFSGEHLFALQNLLTKVNNRIALYREHQKPIIFVQHCDEELVPEEGNWAIHAELNVQEQDYLVRKEHANSFYKTNLQTILEQLAVQRIEFCGAQTEYCMDATIKFAHGLGYENLMVRHATSTINNPFMTARETIDFYENIWNNRFLRFIEK
- a CDS encoding YneF family protein; translated protein: MPTWGWIIIVIIALAAGAALGFYFARQAMMKYLKENPPINEQMIRMMMAQMGRTPSEKQVRQMMTQMNKFQK
- the sirA gene encoding sporulation inhibitor of replication protein SirA gives rise to the protein MRTYSIYKIKEEHLTFIFGRERKLLEMMQGCEDANEKSLKELAYICETVRFDDIAIMLEAQLDSKYAHLERARNALFLEHPIKGKMAIYLVDRKICVYCEGSRMLDLDLFQMLAKMSERFIAFNKQDNECGWLKPMKYTMH
- a CDS encoding lmo0954 family membrane protein, yielding MKKFLLLTGGIIAACVALALIGPITGLVFSVAFVALGMHFYIGSKSTFAKIIWFTVGLIGVLSAISNIPAMIGLAAIAIIYVIYKKWNGEKVNIPTIEAKEEDPFTNFEKEWSNLTK
- a CDS encoding PspA/IM30 family protein; its protein translation is MNLLQRFRYTIEADLHQLFDKKEQKNPIAMLNQYIREAEKQTEQTGTLLERQGKLKEKMELELKQNADLLAKREAQLQLALASGEQDLIDFASDEVAAYTARNHTLQTSIEVNTREYFELERKFETMKHKIKDMKVRQLQLMGKENVTRAHHQMDGMIANNNKTNFEDLESYIEKLAHRIDKDHEVTTFEARLAALEKNSTEAVSPLLIEKK